From a region of the Paenibacillus segetis genome:
- a CDS encoding HAD family hydrolase, with amino-acid sequence MERRTLKRPEAIIFDMDGTLFKTETLLIPVYHQVFDQLRLEGLYSGETPPEEIILSCLGMLLDQIWKKVLPNHDEVVHLRADELLLQLEHEGLQEYATELYPRVAETLMKLREHGVRLFVASNGLELYVKDVAETHKIISLFEGVYSAGEHKTKSKVELVRLLLDNHGVNNAWMVGDRSSDVEAGQKNGQTVIGCAYAGFGAGIELDGADVLITSFDELIQLYDEAF; translated from the coding sequence ATGGAGAGAAGGACATTGAAGAGACCAGAAGCTATTATTTTTGACATGGATGGAACATTGTTTAAGACGGAGACGTTGCTTATTCCTGTATATCATCAAGTATTTGATCAGCTGCGATTAGAAGGTTTATACTCCGGAGAAACACCACCTGAGGAGATTATTTTAAGCTGTCTTGGTATGTTGCTAGATCAAATTTGGAAGAAGGTCCTTCCAAACCATGATGAAGTTGTTCATCTTCGGGCAGATGAATTATTGTTACAACTTGAACATGAGGGATTACAAGAGTATGCTACTGAATTATACCCGAGAGTAGCAGAAACATTGATGAAGTTAAGAGAGCATGGAGTACGTCTTTTTGTGGCTAGTAATGGACTGGAGTTATATGTGAAGGACGTAGCGGAAACTCATAAGATAATATCATTATTTGAAGGGGTTTATAGCGCTGGAGAACATAAAACCAAATCCAAAGTGGAATTGGTCAGACTTTTGCTAGATAACCACGGAGTAAACAATGCATGGATGGTTGGTGACCGTTCCTCTGATGTGGAAGCAGGTCAGAAGAATGGTCAGACTGTAATTGGGTGTGCATATGCCGGTTTTGGTGCAGGTATTGAATTGGATGGTGCTGACGTTTTGATCACATCCTTCGATGAGTTGATTCAATTGTATGATGAGGCTTTCTAA
- a CDS encoding YheC/YheD family endospore coat-associated protein, which yields MIQSHLSDDKKPVIAVLTVEDEWKHFRGNRSNFKDIMKTGRELNYPVYIVTTKDLKLSSSRVQGYLFNPDEKEWNKQWCPLPDIIYNRIPLREDEQKKVVLRKINECLNHHSIHIYNPYFFNKWRLFDWLKKGSSTKALVPDTKRLLTPRSLSAMLKTYGSLYLKPESGKAGKGIMLLQMDEHSPMPYRLTIQGKVKKNVVYKTAILSSLWKRIKRETGKTPYIMQEGITLASYHNRHFDLRVLVQKTGKGVWMVTGVGARLAGLKRITTHVPQGGSVEDPEKLLMPLFGQEMTTNLLNRLKSNSLLIAKQLEKGAGYNLGEMSMDLGIDTNGKMWFFEANAKPMKFDEPHIRKKSLERIFQYSHYLYQQSKKLS from the coding sequence ATGATCCAAAGCCACCTCTCAGACGATAAAAAACCTGTCATTGCCGTTTTAACTGTAGAAGACGAATGGAAACATTTTAGGGGAAACCGCTCCAACTTCAAAGATATTATGAAAACAGGTCGGGAACTCAACTACCCAGTATATATTGTTACTACTAAAGATTTAAAGCTCTCCTCTTCACGGGTTCAAGGATACCTGTTCAATCCAGATGAGAAAGAATGGAATAAACAATGGTGTCCTCTTCCAGACATCATTTATAATCGAATTCCACTTCGTGAAGATGAACAAAAAAAAGTTGTCTTACGAAAAATCAATGAATGCCTCAACCACCATTCAATTCATATTTATAACCCTTACTTCTTCAACAAATGGCGTCTATTCGATTGGCTAAAAAAAGGCTCTTCTACTAAAGCACTAGTTCCAGATACCAAAAGGTTGCTGACCCCTAGATCGTTATCTGCCATGTTAAAGACTTATGGAAGTCTATATTTGAAACCTGAAAGTGGAAAAGCGGGCAAAGGAATCATGCTGCTGCAAATGGACGAACACAGTCCTATGCCATATCGTCTGACAATTCAAGGAAAAGTTAAGAAAAATGTAGTATATAAGACCGCCATACTATCCTCACTATGGAAAAGAATCAAAAGGGAGACAGGGAAAACACCTTATATCATGCAGGAAGGAATCACTTTGGCATCGTACCATAACCGACACTTTGATCTACGGGTGCTCGTGCAAAAAACGGGCAAAGGTGTCTGGATGGTCACAGGGGTCGGAGCTCGTCTGGCAGGACTCAAGCGAATTACAACTCATGTACCACAGGGGGGAAGTGTTGAAGATCCAGAAAAGCTACTAATGCCGTTATTTGGCCAGGAAATGACGACGAATTTGCTTAATCGTTTGAAATCCAACTCTCTACTCATAGCCAAACAACTTGAGAAGGGAGCGGGATATAATTTAGGTGAAATGTCCATGGACCTCGGCATAGATACTAATGGGAAAATGTGGTTTTTTGAAGCGAACGCCAAACCCATGAAGTTTGATGAACCACATATTCGCAAAAAATCACTGGAACGTATTTTTCAATATAGTCATTATTTATATCAACAGTCTAAAAAGTTAAGTTAA
- the pdxK gene encoding pyridoxine/pyridoxal/pyridoxamine kinase, giving the protein MSVRKTLTVAGSDSSGGAGIQADLKTFQEYGTYGFSALTTIVTMDPDNGWHHKVYPMDATLVAEQLKTILAGGPVDAMKTGMLGSVDIIKVVESTILANQQKNVVIDPVMVCKGEDEVLNPDSADAIRDLLLPLATVTTPNLFEAGVLSGLGKLSTIDDMKEAAKKIHELGAENVVIKGGKALDGEKAIDLFYDGSEFTVYETAKIEPAHNHGAGCTFAAAITGGLANGLTVQEAVAKAKDFVTEAIRAGYQFNEYVGPVFHGGYRLNGADKA; this is encoded by the coding sequence ATGAGTGTGCGAAAAACGTTAACGGTTGCTGGTAGTGATTCTAGTGGTGGTGCAGGTATTCAAGCTGATTTGAAGACCTTTCAGGAATATGGAACTTATGGATTCAGCGCGCTAACAACGATCGTGACTATGGATCCGGATAATGGTTGGCATCATAAGGTCTATCCAATGGATGCAACGCTTGTTGCTGAACAATTGAAGACGATTTTAGCTGGCGGGCCAGTGGACGCTATGAAGACTGGGATGTTAGGCAGCGTAGACATCATTAAAGTGGTGGAGTCTACGATTTTAGCCAATCAACAAAAAAATGTTGTCATTGACCCTGTTATGGTATGTAAAGGGGAGGACGAAGTTTTGAATCCCGATAGTGCGGATGCGATTCGTGATTTGCTTCTACCGCTTGCTACGGTTACGACACCAAATCTTTTTGAAGCTGGAGTATTATCCGGTTTAGGTAAGCTTTCTACAATTGACGATATGAAGGAAGCTGCCAAGAAAATCCACGAGCTAGGTGCAGAGAATGTGGTCATTAAAGGCGGAAAAGCTTTGGATGGCGAAAAGGCTATTGATCTTTTTTATGATGGATCGGAGTTTACTGTGTATGAAACTGCTAAAATTGAGCCAGCTCATAATCATGGAGCGGGTTGTACATTTGCGGCTGCCATAACTGGTGGTTTAGCCAATGGGCTTACTGTGCAAGAGGCTGTAGCGAAGGCGAAAGACTTTGTAACAGAAGCAATCCGTGCAGGATATCAATTTAATGAATATGTTGGACCCGTTTTCCACGGTGGTTACCGGTTGAATGGAGCTGACAAAGCTTAA
- a CDS encoding class F sortase, protein MKKWISVCIIIMFTCSLVSCSSPNIQKNKQQNNPSSSSQPPVINKVPTGPKMLQETQEIKAKQPEIKPFMPTQLVIPAIHVSAKIVPIGLLKDGQMAVPKDTTLVGILQPGILAGGKGNIILDGHVDSYTGPAIFFNLKKLKRGDAVIVRNNKTGRQLTYTVESVEIYNTFEAPEDRIFGETDDSRLNLITCTGKYSRKKQEHEKRLVVYTKLEYK, encoded by the coding sequence ATGAAAAAGTGGATATCCGTATGCATAATAATCATGTTTACTTGCAGCCTTGTTAGTTGTTCAAGCCCTAATATCCAAAAGAATAAGCAGCAGAATAATCCATCTAGTTCATCTCAACCTCCAGTGATAAACAAGGTCCCCACAGGGCCAAAAATGCTGCAGGAGACTCAAGAAATTAAAGCCAAACAACCTGAAATCAAACCATTTATGCCAACTCAGCTAGTAATTCCTGCCATTCATGTTTCTGCGAAAATTGTTCCGATAGGTCTGCTTAAAGACGGTCAAATGGCTGTTCCAAAAGATACAACACTCGTTGGCATTCTACAACCCGGTATATTGGCTGGTGGGAAAGGTAATATTATTTTGGACGGACATGTAGATAGTTACACCGGTCCAGCTATTTTTTTTAATTTAAAAAAACTAAAACGTGGAGACGCTGTTATTGTTCGTAATAATAAAACTGGACGTCAACTAACTTATACAGTTGAATCCGTTGAAATATATAATACTTTCGAGGCTCCTGAAGACCGGATCTTTGGAGAAACTGATGACTCCCGTTTAAATTTGATTACATGCACTGGAAAATACAGCAGAAAGAAACAAGAACACGAAAAAAGACTTGTTGTATATACAAAACTGGAATATAAATGA
- a CDS encoding extracellular solute-binding protein encodes MRFKRMFSVLLITALALSVTACSGGNNNKPSASNSGTNNQSKTSNTDGKNSNSAVDETGWDGSKYVDPITITTVKAVGNNYYYKTGETMENNVLNTYMKDKLGIDVKYDWVVTDTNEAYKTKIRLMLSSGDKMPDVITYRGDMETVNMLIDSGQFMDVSDLFDKYAGEAYKKGVALNPDTLLPVTRDGKMMALPVLDYAYNDDMLLWLRQDWMDKLGLQAPKTIADFENIMDAFVNQDPDGNGKKDTLGLAAGFKNTYLSWIADISWVFGAYGTMPELWNKAADGSLTYGSVDPGAKQALETLKSWMDKGYISKDSGMIDETGGYELFTKGQAGAIVGRNWLPDWPFGDLLNNVPTAKYKGYPIPAGPDGKIGSQSGNPSVNGWMLINKDAKNPEALLRYYNFFFDNWANPQAGSEFENGFAEGYDYAKLPDGTITKDPAKYPDLFPGYGDRTHLVEPIYYSLTYEGARDPALYAETMSKLADGGKPETPYEIATANSRKKENVDAMKIVLDQKDIRMKNYFQGPLTETMTSKNELLLKLIRQTYSKIVYGQSPIDEFDTMVANWKKTGGDQITTEVNDWYKSASGK; translated from the coding sequence ATGCGATTCAAACGAATGTTCAGTGTATTGCTGATTACAGCTTTGGCGCTCAGTGTGACTGCTTGCTCGGGAGGCAACAACAATAAGCCTTCAGCCAGCAATTCTGGCACGAATAACCAGAGTAAAACTAGCAATACCGATGGAAAGAACTCAAATAGTGCCGTTGACGAAACCGGTTGGGATGGTAGCAAATATGTTGATCCAATTACAATTACGACTGTAAAAGCCGTCGGTAACAATTACTACTACAAGACTGGCGAAACTATGGAGAATAACGTTCTTAATACTTATATGAAAGATAAGTTAGGCATCGATGTGAAATACGATTGGGTTGTAACTGATACAAATGAGGCTTATAAAACGAAGATACGACTTATGCTTTCCTCTGGGGATAAAATGCCGGATGTCATCACCTACCGGGGCGACATGGAAACAGTCAATATGTTGATCGATTCTGGTCAGTTCATGGACGTTAGTGACCTGTTCGACAAGTATGCAGGTGAGGCTTACAAAAAAGGTGTGGCACTGAACCCGGATACTTTGCTACCAGTAACCCGCGATGGCAAAATGATGGCATTGCCGGTGTTGGACTATGCTTACAACGATGATATGTTGCTATGGTTACGTCAAGATTGGATGGATAAGCTTGGATTACAAGCACCGAAGACAATTGCTGATTTCGAGAATATTATGGACGCATTTGTTAACCAAGATCCCGATGGCAATGGTAAGAAGGATACACTTGGTCTTGCAGCTGGATTCAAGAATACTTATCTGAGCTGGATTGCTGATATCAGCTGGGTGTTCGGTGCATATGGTACAATGCCTGAGTTATGGAACAAAGCAGCAGATGGTAGTTTGACCTACGGTTCAGTTGATCCTGGTGCTAAGCAAGCGCTTGAAACATTGAAATCATGGATGGATAAAGGATATATTTCCAAAGATTCAGGTATGATCGACGAAACAGGTGGATATGAGCTATTCACCAAAGGGCAAGCAGGTGCGATCGTTGGCCGTAACTGGTTACCGGATTGGCCGTTTGGTGATTTGTTAAACAATGTTCCAACAGCAAAATACAAAGGTTATCCGATTCCGGCTGGTCCTGATGGAAAAATTGGGTCGCAAAGTGGTAATCCGTCAGTTAACGGTTGGATGTTGATCAATAAGGACGCAAAGAATCCAGAAGCGCTTCTACGTTATTATAACTTCTTCTTCGATAACTGGGCTAATCCGCAAGCAGGTAGTGAGTTCGAGAACGGATTCGCGGAAGGTTATGACTATGCGAAGCTACCAGACGGTACAATTACGAAGGATCCTGCTAAATATCCTGACCTATTCCCAGGGTATGGAGACCGTACACATTTGGTTGAACCGATCTACTACTCGCTTACTTATGAGGGTGCACGTGATCCTGCATTATATGCAGAGACTATGAGTAAGCTGGCGGACGGTGGCAAGCCAGAAACACCTTATGAAATTGCAACAGCTAACAGCCGTAAGAAAGAGAATGTTGATGCGATGAAGATCGTGTTGGATCAGAAGGATATTCGTATGAAGAATTACTTCCAAGGACCACTAACTGAAACGATGACTTCGAAGAATGAACTGCTGTTGAAACTGATCCGTCAAACATATTCAAAAATTGTATACGGCCAATCCCCAATCGATGAGTTTGATACGATGGTAGCTAACTGGAAGAAAACTGGCGGGGATCAAATTACAACGGAAGTAAATGATTGGTATAAATCTGCCAGTGGCAAATAA
- a CDS encoding YheC/YheD family endospore coat-associated protein, translating into MSLTFCNVHLTGQPQRVVYVSGALMKNLKLSGKKSVRLRLGGELFPATLKPIKKSGNHLYLSSGVHKKLKIPQAGGIHLRTLQDGDVQIGPLIGILSDGPTSSAVNPFGSRTGFIKQLLRQGSKQAYIFAFTPKNIHWEDEKVHGYFLNEAGRFVRKTVPLPDVVYNRLPSRRAETSLSINQLRERFIRRKIPFFNWSFFNKSDIYRLLEKDPVANRHVPESIMNPSPEQIKDLLQRHSLIYYKPNNGSLGHGIYRLSYVAKNGYYARYRKGNKNALLRFNSFGSLMRTFQSRHGSALRGYVAQQGIRLIEIDGCPIDFRFHMHKNGKNQWVVVGIGAKKAGKGSVTTHLKNGGSLLTPEQALDRAFGSRGDEVLRYAKSVAISLAESIETHQNHLVGELGFDIGIDKDEKVWMFEANAKPGRSIFKHPSLRNEGKASVEHILEHCLYLSKFRRREG; encoded by the coding sequence ATGAGTTTGACTTTTTGCAACGTCCATCTCACGGGGCAACCCCAAAGGGTCGTCTACGTGTCTGGGGCCTTAATGAAAAACCTGAAGCTGTCCGGAAAAAAGTCTGTTCGTCTCAGATTGGGTGGAGAACTCTTTCCCGCCACCCTCAAGCCGATTAAGAAAAGTGGAAACCATCTATATCTTTCCTCCGGTGTGCATAAAAAATTGAAAATCCCCCAAGCCGGTGGTATTCATCTGAGGACCCTACAAGACGGCGATGTTCAAATTGGCCCGCTCATTGGCATTTTATCTGACGGTCCAACATCTTCCGCTGTTAATCCTTTTGGATCTCGGACAGGATTTATTAAACAACTTCTGAGACAGGGTAGCAAACAGGCCTATATATTCGCCTTTACACCAAAAAATATCCATTGGGAAGACGAAAAGGTACATGGCTATTTTCTAAATGAAGCTGGGCGGTTTGTCCGGAAGACAGTACCTCTTCCCGATGTTGTATATAACCGACTGCCTAGCCGTCGTGCGGAAACTTCCTTATCGATAAATCAACTTCGCGAGCGGTTTATCCGCCGGAAAATACCTTTCTTTAACTGGAGCTTCTTCAATAAATCAGACATATACCGTCTGCTTGAAAAAGATCCTGTAGCAAACCGACATGTGCCTGAATCCATCATGAATCCATCACCAGAGCAAATCAAGGATTTGCTACAACGTCATTCTCTTATATACTACAAACCCAATAACGGTAGTCTTGGGCATGGGATTTATCGTTTATCTTATGTTGCTAAGAATGGATATTATGCTCGCTATCGTAAAGGAAACAAAAATGCACTACTTCGTTTTAATTCTTTCGGAAGCCTAATGCGAACATTTCAATCGCGGCATGGAAGTGCCCTCAGAGGTTACGTTGCACAGCAAGGTATCAGACTAATCGAAATCGATGGTTGCCCAATTGATTTCAGGTTCCACATGCATAAGAACGGAAAGAACCAGTGGGTTGTCGTAGGAATTGGAGCCAAAAAGGCTGGTAAAGGTAGTGTAACTACCCATCTTAAAAATGGTGGATCGTTATTGACTCCGGAACAAGCACTTGATCGAGCCTTTGGCTCAAGGGGAGATGAAGTCCTCCGCTATGCCAAATCCGTCGCTATCTCATTAGCAGAATCAATCGAAACTCATCAAAACCACCTAGTCGGGGAACTTGGCTTCGACATCGGGATCGACAAAGACGAAAAAGTATGGATGTTCGAAGCCAACGCCAAACCAGGACGTTCTATATTCAAGCATCCTTCCTTACGTAATGAGGGGAAAGCATCAGTTGAGCATATTTTAGAACATTGCCTATATTTAAGTAAATTCCGGAGGAGGGAAGGCTAA
- a CDS encoding ABC transporter permease — MSVKSTLATRPGLKGFLKRTWPLHVMLLPAVVLQFIFGYMPLSGLVIAFKNFKPYDGIWGSKWAGLEHFRYMFEYPDSKQVILNTALIAGLKILFNIIVPFTFALLLNEVRRNSVKRTVQTLVYLPYFISWVFLGGILSDMLSSDGIINMMLQNWFGLEPIMFLASGNWFRFIVVVSDVWQQFGFGTIVYLAALAGVNPSLYEAAEVDGANRWRQTLSVTIPSLTPIVIVVATLAIGNILNAGFDQIFNLYNPLVYDKGDIIDTFVYRTGILNGQYSFATAVGVFKSLVGFVLIVIGYRLAYKLADYKIF, encoded by the coding sequence ATGAGTGTAAAAAGCACTCTGGCTACGCGGCCCGGACTTAAAGGTTTTCTAAAACGGACATGGCCATTGCATGTGATGCTGCTGCCCGCCGTCGTATTACAGTTTATTTTTGGTTATATGCCGCTTAGTGGGCTTGTAATCGCATTCAAAAATTTCAAACCATATGATGGGATTTGGGGTTCCAAATGGGCAGGATTAGAGCATTTTCGGTATATGTTCGAATACCCGGATAGCAAGCAGGTTATTCTGAATACCGCGCTGATCGCTGGATTAAAGATCCTATTTAATATCATAGTGCCATTTACATTTGCGCTACTGTTAAATGAAGTCAGACGTAATTCGGTCAAAAGAACGGTACAAACGCTCGTATATTTGCCTTATTTCATTTCTTGGGTGTTCCTTGGGGGAATATTGAGCGACATGCTCTCATCTGACGGCATTATTAACATGATGCTACAAAATTGGTTCGGCCTTGAACCGATCATGTTTCTGGCTAGTGGCAATTGGTTCCGCTTTATCGTCGTCGTCAGTGATGTTTGGCAGCAATTTGGTTTTGGAACGATCGTTTATCTTGCGGCCCTTGCCGGGGTTAATCCATCACTGTATGAAGCGGCAGAGGTTGATGGTGCAAATCGCTGGAGGCAAACACTAAGCGTGACGATTCCATCTCTTACACCTATCGTTATTGTGGTAGCCACACTTGCTATCGGTAATATTCTCAACGCGGGCTTCGACCAAATATTCAATTTATATAATCCACTTGTTTACGATAAAGGTGATATCATCGATACTTTCGTGTATCGCACGGGTATTCTGAATGGTCAGTATAGCTTTGCAACAGCAGTTGGCGTCTTTAAATCGTTAGTTGGATTTGTACTCATTGTGATTGGTTACAGGTTGGCATACAAGCTGGCGGACTACAAAATATTCTAA
- a CDS encoding YheC/YheD family endospore coat-associated protein, with product MILLSQPVLGILTLYLNDKKQLEERHIYQQMISEGQRIGLDVFVFTPMDVYDSKGKIFALFYDPKTKTWSRKWSNFPNLIFDRCRIQHSKRFEQLKKFRVRYRNLKFLNRPLRNKWTVHQTLYQKSKFRPYLPETALFQSFNNVTSTLRNHSSVYIKPINGTGGRGILRIDKLGNDNYLVQGRKQTRQIIPAQKFNGARLSSYLLHWKGKTPFIVQQGIQIKLPSGRVHDYRMLVQKNGNGKWEVTGCAGRIGPPRSVTSNLHGGGHAVTMNTLLKESIPNEENRVEIRNTAEKFSLEVADYLEESYGALCELALDLAIDKSGHVYLLEVNPKPAREVFKQSGDLEAYRQAIIKPLEYAMWMYKQSAAP from the coding sequence GTGATTTTGTTGTCTCAACCCGTTCTAGGTATATTAACTTTATATCTTAATGATAAGAAGCAACTTGAAGAGCGGCATATTTATCAGCAAATGATATCAGAAGGACAAAGAATCGGATTGGATGTATTTGTATTTACGCCAATGGATGTATACGATAGCAAGGGAAAAATCTTCGCCCTATTTTATGATCCCAAAACAAAAACTTGGTCACGTAAATGGAGTAATTTCCCTAACCTCATTTTCGACCGCTGCAGGATTCAACACAGTAAACGATTCGAGCAATTAAAAAAATTCAGGGTTCGATATCGAAATTTGAAATTCCTCAATCGACCTCTACGCAACAAGTGGACCGTTCATCAAACACTTTACCAGAAATCGAAATTTCGTCCGTATTTACCTGAAACGGCTCTATTTCAAAGTTTCAACAATGTGACTTCAACTCTGAGGAACCATTCATCCGTATATATCAAACCCATTAACGGAACGGGGGGAAGGGGTATTCTGCGGATCGACAAACTAGGAAACGATAATTATTTAGTTCAAGGTAGAAAACAAACCCGCCAGATCATTCCTGCCCAGAAATTCAATGGAGCTCGTCTGAGTTCATATTTACTTCATTGGAAAGGAAAAACTCCTTTTATTGTCCAGCAAGGGATTCAGATTAAACTCCCAAGTGGTAGAGTCCATGACTATCGGATGCTGGTACAGAAGAACGGAAATGGAAAATGGGAGGTTACCGGCTGTGCAGGGCGTATAGGCCCCCCTCGTAGCGTCACTTCCAATTTACACGGAGGTGGGCATGCAGTCACGATGAATACGTTGCTCAAGGAATCGATCCCAAACGAAGAGAATCGAGTTGAGATTCGTAATACGGCGGAGAAATTCAGCCTTGAAGTTGCGGATTATTTGGAGGAGTCTTATGGAGCGCTATGCGAACTCGCTCTTGATCTAGCGATCGACAAGAGCGGCCATGTATACTTGCTCGAGGTCAACCCCAAACCAGCACGCGAGGTATTCAAGCAGTCGGGAGATTTAGAAGCCTATAGGCAGGCTATTATAAAACCACTTGAATATGCAATGTGGATGTACAAACAAAGCGCCGCCCCTTAA
- a CDS encoding carbohydrate ABC transporter permease, producing the protein MYYKTPGYRVFTIFNYILLIMAGLLCLLPIIHILAISFSASAPANAHLVGLLPIDFSIESYSKTLNNPNFLRAFFISIGRTILGTFMTMSVITLAGYSLSKDSTVLKSRNIYAWYFVFTMLFTGGMIPLYMVVRNLHLMDTIWALVLPGAVQVFNMILLMNFFRATPKELEEAALIDGAGHFTVLFRIYLPLAMASIATLSLFSIVGSWNAWFDGLLYINNYRNYPLATFLQTVIVQQDFSKLIADPRELINISTRTVKAAQIFIGMLPVLVVYPFMQRYFVKGIVLGAIKE; encoded by the coding sequence ATGTATTATAAAACACCGGGATACAGGGTATTCACCATATTCAATTACATCTTACTTATCATGGCCGGATTGTTATGCCTCTTGCCAATCATTCACATCTTAGCAATCAGCTTCAGTGCGAGTGCACCTGCCAATGCGCATCTGGTTGGGTTGTTACCCATTGATTTTAGTATTGAATCGTACTCAAAGACCTTAAACAATCCGAATTTCTTGCGGGCGTTCTTCATTTCAATAGGACGAACTATACTGGGCACTTTTATGACCATGAGTGTTATTACGCTTGCCGGATATTCTTTGTCCAAGGATTCGACGGTTCTCAAAAGCCGCAATATCTATGCTTGGTATTTCGTATTCACCATGTTATTCACTGGTGGAATGATTCCTTTGTATATGGTTGTACGCAATTTGCATCTCATGGATACCATATGGGCACTCGTATTACCAGGTGCGGTGCAAGTGTTTAATATGATTCTTCTCATGAATTTCTTCAGGGCAACGCCGAAGGAATTGGAGGAGGCGGCACTGATTGATGGAGCTGGACACTTTACCGTTCTGTTTCGGATCTACTTACCGCTTGCGATGGCATCCATAGCTACATTATCATTGTTCTCTATCGTCGGAAGTTGGAATGCTTGGTTCGACGGATTGTTATATATTAACAATTACCGCAACTATCCACTTGCAACATTTCTGCAGACCGTTATTGTGCAGCAGGATTTCAGTAAGTTGATTGCAGATCCAAGAGAGCTGATTAACATTTCAACGCGGACAGTGAAGGCCGCTCAGATATTTATCGGAATGTTACCAGTACTGGTTGTGTATCCGTTTATGCAGCGGTATTTCGTAAAGGGAATCGTGCTCGGGGCAATAAAAGAATAA
- a CDS encoding GNAT family N-acetyltransferase encodes MEIRSLLADKGVAWELQFSEILSFIQRFGRKVISTENYRILRKLSPRDLDTPGTSLLVATIKTEDGERIAGVSCVTSYGKGICLVVVHSLYRGTGLGSKLLMNQLSTLGRLSCRVTLSNISSLQMCFHAGLSARGIVKGLNGKTLLLLE; translated from the coding sequence ATGGAAATCAGATCCTTGCTTGCCGATAAGGGGGTTGCTTGGGAGCTACAATTCAGTGAGATCCTGTCATTCATCCAACGTTTTGGCAGAAAAGTCATCAGCACAGAGAATTATCGCATTCTCCGAAAGCTATCTCCCAGAGATTTGGATACTCCGGGAACTTCTCTACTAGTAGCCACCATCAAAACTGAGGATGGCGAAAGAATAGCTGGAGTTTCCTGTGTGACCTCTTACGGCAAGGGGATCTGCTTAGTCGTCGTTCATTCCCTGTATCGTGGAACAGGATTAGGTTCAAAGCTTCTAATGAACCAATTATCCACTCTTGGACGATTGTCCTGCCGCGTTACCTTAAGCAACATTTCCAGTCTCCAAATGTGTTTTCACGCAGGTCTAAGTGCAAGAGGTATAGTCAAAGGTCTTAATGGCAAGACACTCCTGCTGTTAGAATAG